One genomic window of Trichlorobacter lovleyi includes the following:
- the mshL gene encoding pilus (MSHA type) biogenesis protein MshL: protein MAQNGLVARRPTILFLTGILCCALGGCANTPPAAPRVAADIPLVASTRPQDAFIRDNIKELKRTSPPAPLKTPDYQPVSDDISPAKTRLVNIQARNSALGDILHVIADAAGLNLVINDGVQQDRTITITLKRVTADDALATILDSADYFYTIKDNILSIEATGTKVFELGHPALIQGFNIDVGGDILGSASGLTANGSGSGSGSGSSSSGSGSNSGSGSGSSGSSNIKGTINQSTKSDAKAFDFWESLDKSLQLLLGKQEAAATATQSQATALLPQQRTTHSAPNQTVIINRLTGTIVVTATRHNLNAIEKYLDLVKAALNRQVLVEARVIEVQLNDSLKFGIDWDFLNNIRWFNTTGAAAGGFGNAATAATNAVNSGAFRLGYGGGNVQALLTALKTQGEVKTLSNPRINVMNGQTALLTVGRNTNYVAKISSTISTGTGTTPIITYTADTANVLSGIMIGIAPNINSKGEIRMAITPIISDLVSLTPTDIGSGDYKTNIQIPIVDLRELSTTVKVRDGEMIVIGGLISNKQDLQDEKIPFVGDIPWLGTLFSRKNYQDKRTELVVVLQPYLVGSEQ, encoded by the coding sequence ATGGCTCAAAATGGATTAGTGGCACGGCGCCCGACCATACTTTTTCTCACCGGCATTCTTTGCTGCGCCCTGGGGGGATGTGCCAACACCCCCCCGGCCGCTCCCCGGGTAGCAGCAGATATCCCGCTGGTCGCCTCAACACGCCCGCAGGACGCATTTATCAGGGACAATATCAAGGAGCTGAAACGCACTTCGCCACCAGCTCCACTCAAGACCCCTGACTACCAGCCGGTCAGCGATGATATCTCACCGGCCAAGACGCGCCTGGTGAACATCCAGGCCCGCAACAGTGCTTTAGGCGATATTCTGCATGTGATTGCCGATGCCGCCGGCCTGAATCTGGTGATCAATGACGGTGTACAGCAGGACCGTACCATCACCATCACCCTGAAACGGGTAACCGCTGATGACGCCCTTGCCACCATCCTCGACTCAGCAGACTATTTCTACACGATCAAGGACAACATCCTGAGTATTGAGGCCACCGGCACCAAGGTCTTTGAACTTGGTCATCCCGCCTTGATCCAAGGGTTTAACATTGATGTTGGCGGCGACATTCTGGGCAGTGCATCAGGACTGACCGCCAACGGTTCAGGAAGCGGCTCAGGAAGCGGTTCATCCAGCTCCGGCTCAGGATCCAACTCCGGCTCCGGCTCCGGCAGTTCAGGTTCTTCAAACATTAAAGGGACTATCAATCAAAGTACCAAATCAGACGCAAAGGCCTTTGACTTCTGGGAATCACTGGATAAATCCCTGCAACTGCTGCTTGGCAAGCAGGAAGCCGCTGCTACAGCAACGCAATCACAAGCAACAGCTCTCCTGCCACAACAGCGCACTACTCATTCGGCCCCCAACCAGACTGTCATCATCAACCGGCTGACCGGCACCATTGTGGTAACAGCCACCCGTCACAACCTGAATGCCATCGAAAAATACCTCGATCTGGTCAAGGCAGCCTTAAACCGTCAGGTGCTGGTGGAAGCACGGGTGATTGAGGTACAGCTCAACGATAGTCTCAAGTTTGGCATAGACTGGGACTTCCTCAACAACATCAGATGGTTCAACACAACCGGTGCAGCAGCAGGCGGTTTTGGCAATGCAGCAACCGCCGCCACCAATGCCGTGAATTCCGGTGCATTCCGCTTGGGATACGGTGGCGGTAATGTGCAGGCACTTCTGACCGCACTCAAGACACAGGGCGAGGTCAAAACGCTCTCAAATCCACGTATCAATGTCATGAACGGCCAGACCGCCCTCTTAACCGTGGGGCGGAACACCAATTATGTCGCTAAGATTTCCAGCACCATAAGTACCGGTACCGGCACAACACCGATCATCACCTATACCGCTGATACGGCCAACGTACTATCAGGAATCATGATCGGCATCGCCCCCAACATCAACAGCAAGGGGGAGATCCGCATGGCAATTACCCCCATCATTTCAGACCTTGTCAGTCTTACTCCCACCGATATCGGCAGTGGCGACTACAAGACCAATATCCAGATACCGATCGTTGACCTGCGTGAACTTTCAACCACGGTTAAGGTCAGAGATGGAGAAATGATCGTGATTGGCGGCCTCATCTCGAACAAACAGGACCTGCAGGACGAAAAGATACCGTTTGTCGGTGACATCCCCTGGCTGGGTACGCTGTTTTCCCGCAAGAACTATCAGGACAAGCGAACCGAACTGGTTGTGGTGCTGCAACCCTATCTAGTCGGTTCCGAGCAGTAA
- a CDS encoding GspE/PulE family protein: MAAPIRIGELLVSNGLITDRQLQIALEHQKVTGAILGDLLIKLGFVTATDFARTIALQSGIDFIDLGEIQPEDEALQLISKDTAEKAGLIPLAVVEDGRLAIGITNPSNIVAVDLATKLTGKQPRVFLVDNDHYQETLEKSYFFFSHPIQQRMEKIVSSLKQATGAIPGAIIAELVELIMMDGVRKLATDIHVSPADDVTNVFYRIDGVLQHGHCLQKQAHTGLISRIKVLSQLDIAEQRLPQDGSFTYEFLSKRFDVRVSTVPTIFGENLVLRLLAGAGPLLRIEALGMNPTATRQVRQLFQKSYGIILIAGPTGSGKTTTLYAALRELNRLERNILTVEDPVEYRLSFVKQTQVNDKAGFDFALAARNFMRQDPDVMLLGEIRDEETAQIAVRAAITGHLVLSTIHTNDAVTAIPRLLDLKLDAFLLSSALTAVVAQRLVRKICPSCKTEYSITDGERELCTSHHLEKRLAYRGTGCAKCNHTGYLGRLAICEVLILNDQIRQMIFEGASTGTIVAVARKHGMTSMLEDGLHKAIEGLTTIAEVMRVAG, from the coding sequence ATGGCTGCCCCGATCAGAATCGGAGAACTCCTGGTATCAAACGGCCTGATTACAGACCGTCAGCTTCAGATTGCCCTGGAGCATCAGAAAGTCACCGGCGCCATCCTGGGAGACCTGTTGATCAAGCTGGGGTTTGTCACGGCAACGGATTTTGCCCGCACCATCGCCCTGCAATCCGGCATAGACTTTATTGACCTGGGGGAAATACAGCCTGAAGATGAAGCGCTGCAGCTTATCTCCAAGGACACGGCTGAAAAGGCCGGGCTGATCCCGCTGGCTGTGGTTGAAGATGGACGGCTTGCCATCGGCATTACCAACCCCAGCAATATTGTGGCGGTTGACCTGGCCACCAAACTGACCGGCAAGCAACCCCGGGTGTTTCTGGTTGATAATGACCACTATCAGGAGACCCTTGAGAAGTCCTATTTCTTTTTCAGCCACCCGATTCAACAACGGATGGAAAAGATCGTCAGCTCGCTCAAACAGGCCACCGGGGCCATACCAGGTGCGATCATTGCCGAACTGGTTGAGTTGATCATGATGGATGGTGTCCGCAAACTGGCAACCGATATCCATGTCTCACCGGCTGATGACGTCACCAATGTCTTTTACCGGATAGACGGCGTGCTGCAACACGGACACTGCCTCCAAAAGCAGGCCCATACCGGTCTCATCTCCAGAATCAAGGTGTTGTCGCAACTGGACATTGCAGAACAACGCCTGCCGCAGGACGGCTCTTTTACCTACGAATTTCTTTCCAAACGGTTCGACGTCAGGGTTTCTACCGTACCCACCATCTTTGGCGAAAACCTGGTTCTCAGGCTGCTGGCCGGGGCAGGCCCGTTGCTGAGGATTGAGGCCCTGGGCATGAACCCGACAGCAACCCGCCAGGTACGGCAGCTGTTCCAGAAGTCATACGGCATCATCCTGATTGCCGGTCCGACAGGCAGCGGCAAAACAACCACGCTCTATGCAGCCCTGCGTGAATTGAACCGCCTTGAACGTAATATCCTGACCGTGGAAGACCCGGTGGAATATCGCTTGAGCTTTGTTAAACAGACCCAGGTCAATGACAAGGCAGGCTTTGATTTTGCCTTGGCTGCCCGGAACTTCATGCGCCAGGACCCGGATGTTATGCTGCTGGGTGAAATCCGTGACGAAGAGACCGCCCAGATCGCCGTACGGGCCGCCATAACCGGCCACCTGGTGCTTTCCACCATCCATACCAATGATGCGGTCACGGCTATCCCGCGTCTTCTAGATCTGAAGCTGGATGCCTTTTTACTTTCATCTGCCCTGACAGCTGTTGTGGCACAGCGGCTCGTTCGTAAAATCTGCCCTTCATGTAAAACTGAATACAGTATCACTGATGGAGAACGAGAACTGTGTACCAGCCATCACCTTGAAAAACGGCTTGCCTATCGGGGCACAGGCTGCGCAAAATGCAATCATACCGGCTACCTGGGGCGCCTAGCCATCTGTGAAGTGCTTATCCTGAATGACCAGATACGTCAGATGATCTTTGAGGGGGCCTCCACGGGCACTATTGTTGCCGTAGCCAGAAAACACGGCATGACATCAATGCTTGAGGACGGCCTGCACAAGGCAATTGAAGGACTGACGACCATTGCAGAAGTTATGCGGGTCGCCGGATGA
- a CDS encoding type II secretion system F family protein has product MTSFSYHAVDAAGRLIRGYIEAASPETASQDLTARGYYLLKLDKSSGVLARLRRNLFRQRVKRAEIIELAGNLSVMVGAGIPITISLGDLAEATTNTTLQTTLTGIKQEIEQGSTFSDAIERYDDIFPDILIRLVRVGEETGRFEKSLSDVAEHLQRMDDLASSIKRALIYPTFAIIATGGALIFWLVFVLPKIIGTIKGMGVKLPLLTRMLMATSSYTQRYWYLLPIIALCCWALFKLLKRNEKACYQIDRLKLKLPIYSLIEYNRLLALFAEQMRILIVAGLTVDRTLGIIAEVMRNLVFRHAIDSVRDDITYGSTIADALKKHPVFPLLLVRMVGIGETSGSLDDQFGFLSTHYLKKLDDISDKLGKIIEPVVIAVIGILFAIIIMGLLLPVYDLVSTVGRR; this is encoded by the coding sequence ATGACCAGTTTCAGCTACCATGCCGTCGATGCCGCCGGACGCCTGATCAGAGGCTATATTGAGGCCGCCTCACCGGAAACAGCCTCACAGGACCTGACGGCACGGGGATACTACCTGCTCAAGCTTGACAAGAGCAGCGGCGTCTTGGCACGCCTTAGACGAAATCTTTTCAGACAGCGGGTCAAGCGTGCCGAAATAATTGAACTGGCAGGTAACCTATCGGTCATGGTTGGAGCAGGCATCCCGATAACCATATCACTCGGCGATCTTGCAGAAGCCACCACCAATACGACACTGCAAACCACTCTGACCGGTATCAAGCAAGAGATTGAGCAGGGCTCAACCTTTTCTGATGCCATTGAACGTTATGACGACATCTTCCCTGATATACTGATTCGATTGGTCCGGGTTGGTGAAGAAACCGGCCGTTTTGAAAAGAGCCTGTCTGATGTGGCAGAACACCTGCAGCGGATGGATGATCTTGCATCATCAATCAAGCGTGCCCTGATCTACCCGACCTTTGCCATCATTGCCACCGGTGGCGCTCTGATATTCTGGCTGGTCTTTGTTTTGCCCAAGATTATCGGAACGATCAAGGGCATGGGAGTCAAACTGCCGCTGTTAACCCGGATGCTGATGGCCACCAGCAGTTATACGCAACGCTACTGGTATCTGCTACCCATCATCGCTTTGTGTTGCTGGGCTCTATTCAAGCTGCTGAAGCGGAATGAAAAAGCCTGTTACCAGATTGACCGGCTTAAGCTCAAACTACCGATCTACAGCCTGATAGAATACAACCGGCTTCTGGCACTGTTTGCCGAGCAGATGCGTATTCTGATCGTAGCCGGCCTGACCGTTGACCGCACGCTGGGGATCATTGCCGAGGTCATGCGGAATCTGGTCTTTAGGCACGCCATCGACTCGGTTCGCGATGACATTACCTATGGCAGCACCATTGCCGATGCCCTCAAGAAACACCCGGTTTTCCCACTGCTACTGGTCCGTATGGTGGGTATTGGCGAGACCAGCGGTTCGCTGGATGATCAGTTCGGCTTCTTGTCAACACATTACCTGAAAAAGCTGGACGATATCTCGGACAAATTGGGCAAGATTATTGAGCCTGTCGTGATAGCTGTCATCGGTATCCTGTTTGCAATTATTATCATGGGACTCTTACTGCCGGTCTATGATCTGGTATCCACAGTAGGAAGAAGGTAG
- a CDS encoding ExeA family protein encodes MSSSYLDFFSLKEDPFGLTPDPAFYYPFNEHANALLSLDYIMNNREGFYLLTGEPGTGKTTLLRIFINKWHSQAEIALVMTPRLTSEEFLQAVLDDLGVIFPLSGNKNDMIKEFRDFLLEQAHSGRRVAIVVDEAQQLPDDTLEELRLLSNLETEKEKLLQIILVGQPELVDKLNAPHLRQLSQRIAVRSALTHLSGKATADYLTTRLHRAGALTGAIFSPKAVLAIHQLSGGIPRLINMMASRALMVGFLEVKPVIEEKQVQVAAAEILKREKQAQSRTRGLNRTWLGIGGILLAALTALLVLFWRL; translated from the coding sequence ATGAGCTCTTCGTACCTTGATTTTTTCAGTTTAAAGGAAGACCCGTTCGGCCTGACGCCTGACCCGGCCTTCTACTACCCCTTTAATGAGCATGCCAACGCCCTGCTGTCGCTTGATTACATCATGAACAACCGCGAGGGGTTCTACCTGCTGACCGGAGAACCAGGCACCGGCAAAACAACCCTGCTACGCATATTTATCAACAAATGGCACTCCCAGGCTGAAATTGCCCTGGTGATGACCCCGCGCCTGACCTCCGAAGAGTTTCTTCAAGCGGTACTGGATGATCTGGGGGTAATATTTCCGCTATCCGGCAACAAGAACGATATGATCAAAGAGTTCAGGGATTTCCTGCTGGAACAGGCACACTCAGGCCGGCGGGTCGCTATTGTTGTTGACGAGGCGCAACAACTGCCCGATGACACCCTTGAAGAGCTACGGCTGCTCTCCAACCTTGAAACGGAGAAGGAAAAGCTGCTGCAGATCATTCTGGTTGGCCAGCCTGAACTGGTGGATAAGCTGAATGCCCCTCACCTGCGACAGCTCAGCCAGCGGATAGCAGTCAGGTCAGCCCTGACACACTTATCCGGCAAGGCCACCGCAGATTACCTCACCACCCGCCTGCACCGGGCAGGGGCCTTAACAGGCGCCATTTTCAGCCCCAAGGCAGTCCTTGCAATACATCAGCTTTCCGGAGGGATCCCCAGACTGATCAACATGATGGCATCACGGGCACTGATGGTTGGTTTTTTGGAAGTGAAGCCGGTAATTGAAGAGAAACAGGTACAGGTTGCTGCGGCAGAAATTTTGAAGAGAGAAAAGCAGGCCCAATCAAGGACTCGGGGTTTGAATCGCACATGGCTTGGAATCGGCGGAATCTTACTGGCAGCGCTTACTGCCCTGTTGGTGCTGTTCTGGAGGCTGTGA
- a CDS encoding tetratricopeptide repeat protein, which produces MSILANLLKKAETSQVKGDIPPDLLQTVRSSAAGTVNLKRYLLLGILAVASIAVGGLLALYLDKRPAPHSPALQQALPKPSAAVQKPLSTAGVPASTPAAVTANKPVAPSVPAGSESVKTPVKPKPHQLTAGGSAKHTRAAPPSAPPAAQQALKPVVKDRATIDALLFAARTAEARHDFAVALKQYQKALDADPFNYRIMNNVASTMLQLGFNEQALAVANRALSIKPDYPSAMVNAGIALGKMGNDAASRGMFHKALALEPTNRNALFSLAVSLERGGLLDDALVSYRRLAEAGDVRGVLGQGRMQERRGNASEALRLYREVLVPADVGQRTKELARERIRALEQ; this is translated from the coding sequence ATGAGTATTCTTGCCAATCTGCTGAAGAAGGCAGAGACAAGCCAAGTTAAAGGGGACATACCACCAGATTTGCTCCAGACTGTTCGGTCATCGGCAGCCGGTACCGTAAATCTGAAAAGATATCTGCTGTTGGGTATCCTGGCTGTTGCGTCGATTGCCGTTGGCGGGTTGCTGGCTCTGTACCTGGACAAACGTCCCGCACCCCATTCACCTGCGCTTCAACAGGCCCTGCCGAAGCCGTCGGCAGCCGTTCAAAAACCGCTTTCAACGGCAGGTGTCCCTGCTTCAACACCTGCAGCCGTTACCGCAAACAAGCCTGTCGCTCCGTCTGTGCCTGCCGGATCGGAATCAGTAAAAACGCCAGTCAAGCCCAAACCTCATCAGCTCACTGCCGGGGGGAGTGCCAAGCATACCCGTGCGGCACCGCCATCTGCTCCACCAGCTGCCCAGCAGGCATTAAAACCGGTTGTCAAAGATCGCGCCACCATTGATGCCTTGTTGTTTGCAGCCCGTACTGCTGAGGCACGGCATGATTTTGCTGTTGCACTCAAGCAGTACCAGAAGGCATTGGATGCCGACCCGTTCAATTACCGGATCATGAATAATGTCGCCAGCACCATGCTGCAACTGGGCTTTAATGAACAGGCCTTGGCTGTTGCCAACCGTGCTCTGTCGATCAAACCCGACTACCCGTCAGCCATGGTGAACGCCGGTATTGCGTTGGGGAAAATGGGCAATGATGCCGCATCGCGGGGGATGTTTCACAAGGCGCTTGCCTTGGAACCTACCAATCGTAACGCGCTGTTCAGCCTGGCTGTTTCTCTGGAACGAGGCGGGCTTCTGGATGATGCCCTGGTGTCATACCGACGCCTGGCAGAGGCCGGCGATGTCCGGGGGGTGTTAGGGCAGGGTCGGATGCAGGAACGGCGTGGCAACGCGTCTGAGGCGCTGCGGCTCTATCGTGAGGTGCTGGTTCCTGCAGATGTGGGACAACGTACGAAGGAGCTTGCCCGTGAACGGATCAGGGCGTTGGAGCAGTAG